A part of Methanobacterium sp. genomic DNA contains:
- the radB gene encoding DNA repair and recombination protein RadB, translating into MNTLSNMKKSSKIPLECSIDTILGGGVEKGALTQFYGPPGSGKTNIALKILVHCAQKGRKAIFIDTEGGLSIERIKQISGDSFDEFAGNIIVLEPTDFQEQDEALKKVESIIKSGNEKVDLIILDSAVALYRLKDGGQTQINRDLGKQMGLLSKIARKYDIAVIITNHIYSVFDEEGIIEPVGGTILKYWSKNIVELIKNENGERYALLKRHKTRPEGQKVKFEIVDSGLK; encoded by the coding sequence TTGAATACATTATCAAACATGAAAAAAAGCAGTAAAATACCATTAGAGTGTTCAATAGATACTATACTTGGTGGAGGCGTTGAAAAGGGCGCTCTTACTCAGTTCTATGGCCCTCCAGGTTCAGGTAAAACAAATATCGCGCTTAAAATTCTTGTACATTGCGCTCAAAAAGGCAGGAAAGCCATATTTATCGATACTGAAGGTGGATTATCAATTGAAAGAATAAAACAGATTTCAGGAGATAGTTTCGATGAATTTGCAGGTAACATAATAGTTCTCGAACCTACAGACTTCCAGGAACAGGACGAGGCCTTAAAAAAGGTTGAAAGTATAATTAAATCTGGAAATGAAAAAGTAGATCTTATCATTCTCGATTCCGCTGTTGCACTTTATAGATTGAAGGATGGAGGGCAGACTCAGATTAATAGAGACCTTGGTAAGCAAATGGGGCTTCTTTCAAAAATTGCACGAAAATATGATATTGCTGTAATTATCACAAATCATATATATTCTGTTTTTGATGAAGAAGGTATAATTGAGCCTGTAGGTGGTACAATCTTAAAATACTGGAGTAAAAATATAGTTGAACTTATTAAAAATGAGAATGGAGAAAGATATGCCCTTTTAAAACGTCATAAAACACGGCCAGAAGGACAGAAAGTTAAGTTTGAAATTGTAGACAGCGGATTAAAATAG
- a CDS encoding L-threonylcarbamoyladenylate synthase, which produces MKTIKIGSHNQEKVIKTALNILKNGGTVIYPTDTIYGMGANAFNHDAVKKVYEIKRRSYKKPISVCVSDVEDIKKIAHINEFVEKKINQLFPGPFTVILKKKDNIPPILTSGSENIGIRIPDNEICREISRDFPITTTSANISGEKIPGSVEEIIMQLDDKVDLIIDAGVYKKGIHSTVIDMTVSPPKILRSGAVIPDLE; this is translated from the coding sequence ATGAAAACAATTAAAATAGGCTCACATAATCAAGAAAAAGTGATAAAAACTGCCCTCAATATTTTAAAGAATGGAGGCACTGTTATCTACCCAACCGACACAATTTATGGCATGGGTGCTAATGCCTTTAACCATGATGCTGTGAAAAAAGTATATGAGATTAAAAGAAGGTCATATAAAAAACCGATTTCTGTATGTGTTAGTGATGTTGAAGACATAAAAAAAATAGCCCATATAAACGAATTTGTTGAAAAAAAGATTAATCAACTATTTCCAGGCCCATTTACAGTTATTTTAAAGAAAAAAGATAATATTCCCCCAATATTAACATCTGGTAGTGAAAATATAGGTATAAGAATTCCTGATAATGAGATTTGTAGAGAAATTTCAAGGGATTTCCCAATAACAACCACAAGCGCTAATATTTCAGGCGAAAAAATACCGGGATCTGTAGAAGAAATTATAATGCAGCTTGATGATAAGGTTGATTTAATTATTGATGCAGGGGTTTATAAAAAAGGAATACATTCAACTGTAATAGATATGACTGTTTCCCCACCAAAAATATTAAGATCTGGAGCTGTAATACCTGATTTAGAATAA
- the pgsA gene encoding archaetidylinositol phosphate synthase, with product MLNRLRPQLKVIIDPVAKRIPINPNVLTIIGLLMSVLSAYMFSRKDLLLGGIFIALSGIVDILDGAVARNHSARTPFGGILDSTSDRFSDAFILIGIIYGGFVDWFIGALAIVASLSVSYVRARVEAEGIECNVGIAERAERLVILIMGVVLSVVFNFNFVYYAVILIVILGYLTVFQRIYHAWKQLKVNN from the coding sequence ATGCTCAACAGATTACGACCACAGCTTAAAGTCATAATTGATCCTGTTGCAAAACGAATTCCTATAAATCCAAACGTTCTTACCATAATAGGACTTCTTATGAGTGTTTTATCGGCTTATATGTTTTCACGAAAGGATTTATTGCTTGGAGGAATTTTTATAGCACTTAGCGGTATTGTAGATATACTGGATGGTGCTGTTGCACGGAATCATTCCGCAAGAACGCCATTTGGTGGAATTCTGGATTCTACTTCAGATAGATTTTCAGATGCATTCATTTTAATAGGTATAATTTACGGTGGATTCGTTGATTGGTTTATTGGAGCATTAGCTATAGTTGCCTCTCTCAGTGTTAGTTATGTAAGGGCTAGAGTTGAAGCAGAGGGAATAGAATGTAATGTTGGGATAGCTGAACGGGCTGAGCGTCTTGTTATTCTCATAATGGGAGTTGTCTTAAGTGTTGTGTTCAACTTTAATTTTGTTTATTATGCCGTTATTTTAATAGTTATACTTGGATATTTAACCGTTTTCCAGCGAATATATCATGCATGGAAGCAATTAAAGGTTAATAACTGA
- a CDS encoding DUF357 domain-containing protein, producing MADEKDTVNRIKKDIELFTKNIKEIDSIELNENEIETIERAKSYFEDTDYYLKKQDLITSFGCITYAHGLLDAIRLIHGLI from the coding sequence ATGGCTGATGAAAAGGACACTGTGAATCGTATTAAGAAAGATATTGAATTATTTACAAAAAATATAAAAGAAATAGATTCAATAGAATTAAATGAAAATGAAATTGAGACCATTGAAAGGGCTAAAAGCTACTTTGAAGATACCGATTACTACCTTAAAAAACAAGACTTAATTACATCTTTCGGCTGTATAACCTATGCTCATGGATTACTTGATGCGATTCGGCTTATTCATGGATTAATTTAA
- a CDS encoding TIGR00153 family protein, translating into MKRFFGKETNIEKYSKLHVELVYACARKLQDVMKHFYEGKFDLLDKEVEELSRLEHEADEIRRKMEIEFYNGAFLPFDREDRIILAELVDAVSDASQSAAYAISLGKINFPQSFKEDFEELTEKSCETVSVLRECVSTLDTDLSAALVKAHEVEAKEEQGDIIERRIICKLYAAYRKKEISILKFIELKNITEKIGNIADRAEDASDRVPIIVAKRRG; encoded by the coding sequence ATGAAAAGATTTTTTGGTAAAGAAACCAATATTGAGAAATATTCCAAATTGCATGTTGAACTGGTGTATGCATGCGCACGTAAACTTCAGGATGTTATGAAACACTTTTATGAAGGAAAATTTGATTTATTGGATAAAGAAGTTGAAGAACTAAGCCGTCTTGAGCATGAAGCCGATGAAATAAGAAGAAAAATGGAAATAGAATTTTATAACGGTGCATTTTTACCATTTGATAGGGAAGATAGAATAATTCTTGCAGAACTTGTAGATGCAGTTTCTGATGCATCCCAATCAGCAGCCTATGCAATATCCCTTGGAAAAATTAATTTTCCTCAAAGCTTTAAAGAAGATTTTGAAGAACTAACCGAAAAATCCTGTGAAACTGTTTCAGTACTTAGAGAGTGTGTGTCAACCCTTGATACAGATTTAAGCGCTGCACTTGTTAAAGCACATGAAGTTGAAGCAAAAGAAGAACAGGGAGACATAATAGAAAGAAGAATAATCTGCAAACTCTACGCTGCATATAGGAAAAAGGAAATTAGTATACTTAAATTTATAGAACTTAAAAATATTACAGAAAAAATAGGTAATATTGCAGATCGGGCAGAAGATGCCTCTGATCGCGTTCCCATTATTGTGGCAAAAAGAAGAGGATAA
- a CDS encoding DUF434 domain-containing protein, whose protein sequence is MQIKIEKVKEAAHDLRFLLNRKYRKKNALEFVSNKYLLNRQERNFLARSVFSKSKSDERRAKITNIDEIEGKILIVDGYNVLITVESILYGDFDSIVLCDDNVVRDLKAVFGKYKFSEITEIALNLILTLISRYKPLNIVFFLDNPVSFSGKLAGLVMDIMDNLGLKGIVKLSKNVDMEIKAIASREDVVVATSDSVIIDNVNKFVDIPSYFLNNKN, encoded by the coding sequence ATGCAAATTAAAATTGAAAAGGTTAAAGAAGCAGCACATGATTTAAGGTTTCTTCTTAACAGGAAATACAGAAAAAAGAATGCTCTGGAATTTGTTTCTAATAAATATCTTTTAAACAGGCAGGAGAGAAACTTCCTTGCAAGATCAGTATTTTCTAAATCAAAATCAGATGAAAGAAGAGCTAAAATAACTAATATAGATGAAATAGAGGGTAAAATATTAATTGTGGACGGATACAACGTTCTTATTACTGTAGAAAGTATTTTATATGGGGACTTTGATTCAATTGTTTTATGTGATGATAATGTGGTGAGGGATTTAAAGGCCGTATTTGGGAAATATAAATTCAGCGAAATTACAGAAATTGCATTAAACCTGATTTTAACTCTAATAAGTAGATATAAACCTTTAAATATTGTTTTTTTTCTGGATAATCCTGTAAGCTTCAGCGGTAAACTTGCCGGGCTTGTAATGGATATTATGGATAATCTTGGGCTTAAAGGGATAGTTAAACTTTCAAAAAATGTAGATATGGAAATTAAAGCAATAGCCAGCCGAGAAGATGTGGTTGTAGCTACAAGCGATAGCGTCATAATAGATAATGTGAATAAATTTGTTGATATTCCCTCTTACTTTTTAAATAATAAGAATTAA
- a CDS encoding TIGR00288 family NYN domain-containing protein, whose protein sequence is MRSFERLTSLKDYIPLKRRESGGKNIGLLVDGPNMLRKEFSLNLDLVRQIISEYGDMRVGKVLLNQYASDKLIEAIVNQGFTPVVVAGDTDVYMAVEAMELIYNPNIDVIALMTRDADFLPIINKAKENGKETIVIGAEPGFSAALQNSSDHAIILKAENSKGKQNNNLREENAY, encoded by the coding sequence ATGCGCAGTTTTGAAAGACTGACCTCCTTAAAGGACTATATTCCTTTAAAAAGAAGGGAGTCAGGAGGAAAAAATATAGGTCTTCTTGTTGATGGACCTAATATGTTAAGAAAAGAATTCAGCCTTAATCTTGACCTTGTAAGGCAGATTATATCTGAATATGGGGATATGAGAGTTGGTAAGGTTTTATTGAACCAGTATGCTTCAGATAAACTTATTGAAGCAATTGTTAATCAGGGATTCACACCTGTTGTTGTTGCTGGTGATACTGATGTTTATATGGCTGTTGAAGCCATGGAATTAATTTATAATCCTAATATCGATGTTATTGCTCTTATGACTCGTGATGCTGATTTTTTACCAATTATCAATAAAGCAAAGGAAAATGGAAAAGAAACAATAGTTATTGGGGCCGAACCCGGATTCAGCGCGGCTCTACAGAATTCATCAGACCATGCAATTATCTTAAAAGCTGAAAACAGCAAAGGCAAACAGAATAATAATCTAAGGGAAGAAAATGCTTATTAA
- a CDS encoding TIGR03576 family pyridoxal phosphate-dependent enzyme, with amino-acid sequence MLINSSVDEVRKRENSFSIINSILKKYGREDFYDLTGLAGGFRLSPDDINLLETYAGPAIFESQLQEAGKQHLGGEKILAFNRTTAGILAAVLALVKPGDEVIHYLPKFPSHPSIPRSTELVGASYKEFDDINDFEVHENTSLVIITGSTMDHDIINEDEFSSIITISKSKNIPVFVDDASGARLRTVIYNQPKAMDMGADIVITSTDKLMDGPRAGLMSGKKEIIDLIKAKANQFGLEAQSSTIVGIIRAIENFSGERMLEAFKKKHTVYEVLKKDIINIRETPTGIMLSADDLVDELNKKGIETEFTSNDVACVFSVLLLRNYHILTIPAVGMPGASATIRIDLSSKDAERVNVDYIVKAMIETFSHLGEIVNYKIACSTLLFENGL; translated from the coding sequence ATGCTTATTAACTCATCAGTGGATGAAGTAAGAAAAAGGGAAAACTCATTTAGTATAATAAATTCTATTTTAAAAAAGTACGGAAGAGAAGATTTTTACGACTTAACCGGTCTTGCCGGAGGATTTCGTTTAAGCCCTGATGATATCAATCTTCTTGAAACCTACGCCGGCCCAGCAATATTTGAAAGCCAGTTACAGGAAGCAGGAAAACAGCATCTTGGTGGGGAAAAAATACTGGCTTTTAATAGGACTACTGCAGGGATTTTGGCAGCTGTCCTGGCACTTGTAAAGCCGGGTGATGAGGTTATCCATTATCTACCTAAATTCCCGTCTCATCCATCCATTCCAAGGAGTACTGAACTTGTTGGAGCTTCGTATAAGGAATTTGATGATATAAATGACTTTGAAGTCCATGAAAACACTTCTTTAGTAATAATTACTGGTTCTACCATGGATCATGATATAATAAATGAAGATGAATTTTCCAGCATAATTACGATTTCAAAATCAAAAAACATCCCGGTTTTTGTTGATGATGCCTCTGGAGCAAGATTAAGAACGGTGATCTATAATCAGCCTAAAGCTATGGATATGGGTGCTGATATTGTAATTACAAGCACAGATAAATTAATGGACGGTCCAAGAGCAGGGCTTATGTCTGGAAAAAAGGAAATCATTGATCTAATAAAAGCAAAAGCCAATCAATTTGGCCTTGAGGCACAAAGCTCCACCATTGTGGGTATAATAAGGGCTATTGAGAATTTCAGCGGAGAAAGAATGTTAGAAGCATTCAAGAAAAAACACACAGTTTATGAGGTTCTAAAAAAAGATATTATTAACATTAGGGAAACTCCAACCGGCATAATGCTTTCTGCAGATGATTTAGTGGATGAATTAAATAAAAAAGGTATAGAAACCGAATTTACGTCTAATGATGTGGCATGTGTTTTTTCAGTACTTCTACTAAGAAACTATCATATTTTAACTATACCTGCTGTAGGAATGCCCGGAGCATCTGCAACAATCAGAATTGACCTGTCATCAAAGGATGCTGAACGTGTGAATGTTGATTATATTGTTAAGGCTATGATTGAAACTTTTTCACATCTTGGAGAAATAGTAAATTATAAAATTGCATGTTCTACTCTTTTATTTGAAAATGGCCTGTAA
- the rtcA gene encoding RNA 3'-terminal phosphate cyclase: MIEIDGSFGEGGGAIVRNAVALSALTSKPITIKNIRANRPKPGLMPQHFNAVKAVAQLSGAKIDKLKVGSTEISFKPESIEGGKFEIDIKTAGSITMVLQAFMIPAAFADFPVEIMIKGGTDVRWSPPVDYLQNITLKILQIMGYNAKIDVIRRGHYPRGGGVVNVNINPVKKLNPVKLIDLQFNKIKGISHAVNLPEHVAVRQAEGAEKLLKAGGIESEIEIEHSENVLGPGSGITLWSDGDIPLGGSYIGERGLRAERVGQKAAEEILYHISRGVALDKYMGDQIIPYMAIAGNSMVQTAELTDHTLTNIYVAEKIMKKKFKIEGSPGKTAIIKIG; encoded by the coding sequence ATGATAGAAATAGATGGATCTTTTGGAGAAGGTGGAGGTGCCATTGTAAGAAATGCTGTGGCTCTATCTGCCTTAACATCAAAACCAATCACTATCAAAAATATACGTGCAAACAGACCAAAACCGGGTTTGATGCCCCAGCATTTTAATGCTGTAAAAGCGGTTGCGCAGTTATCGGGTGCTAAAATTGATAAATTAAAGGTAGGTTCTACTGAAATCTCCTTTAAGCCAGAAAGTATTGAGGGAGGCAAATTTGAAATAGATATCAAAACAGCAGGGAGCATCACAATGGTTCTTCAGGCATTTATGATACCTGCAGCATTTGCAGATTTCCCGGTTGAAATCATGATTAAAGGAGGAACCGATGTTAGATGGTCGCCTCCAGTAGATTATTTGCAGAATATAACACTTAAAATCCTGCAGATTATGGGATACAATGCAAAAATTGATGTAATACGTAGGGGCCATTATCCACGTGGAGGTGGCGTTGTAAATGTTAATATTAATCCTGTTAAGAAATTAAACCCAGTAAAACTCATTGATCTCCAATTTAATAAAATAAAAGGAATATCCCATGCAGTAAACTTGCCTGAACATGTTGCGGTAAGGCAGGCAGAAGGTGCAGAAAAACTGCTTAAAGCAGGTGGAATTGAATCAGAAATAGAAATCGAACATTCTGAGAATGTTTTAGGGCCCGGATCAGGAATTACATTATGGAGTGATGGAGATATTCCTCTTGGTGGCAGTTATATCGGAGAACGTGGCTTGAGAGCAGAAAGAGTTGGACAGAAAGCTGCAGAAGAAATTTTATACCATATATCCAGGGGTGTTGCCCTCGATAAATATATGGGAGATCAGATAATCCCATATATGGCAATTGCCGGTAATTCAATGGTACAAACGGCAGAATTAACAGATCATACACTTACAAACATTTATGTGGCTGAAAAAATAATGAAAAAAAAGTTTAAAATAGAGGGCAGTCCTGGAAAAACTGCAATTATAAAAATTGGTTGA
- a CDS encoding biotin--[acetyl-CoA-carboxylase] ligase has translation MKNKVLETLYEKKGKYISIDEISSELEIPASSVYEHIKSLINEGYSIESYSDNEFKLDEELTLILPNKLKNELNTTYIGKEIHYFREVDSTNEVAKRLAQEGAAEGVVVIAESQKRGRGRRGKPWISPLGGAWMSIILRPDTLPINAPQLTFTAGVAAADTIKEEYGLDVGIKWPNDILIENKKVCGILTEISTAIDSIDYIIAGIGIDANVDLDLLPPELRENTTSLKNELEKDISRMILVRKFLENFEEMYNEFNKGNFRNILNRWRKYSKTIGSKVEVRTGTKIVKGEAVGVNSEGALILELKDGSLKKMISGECRHVEDLNRTI, from the coding sequence ATGAAAAATAAAGTATTGGAAACACTTTATGAAAAAAAGGGAAAATATATCTCTATTGATGAAATCTCTTCAGAACTTGAAATTCCGGCATCCAGCGTATATGAACATATTAAATCACTTATAAATGAAGGATATAGTATTGAATCATATTCAGACAATGAATTTAAGCTTGATGAGGAATTAACCCTAATTTTACCCAATAAACTAAAAAATGAACTCAATACCACCTATATTGGAAAAGAAATTCATTATTTTAGAGAAGTTGATTCTACAAATGAAGTTGCAAAAAGGCTTGCCCAGGAAGGAGCTGCTGAAGGAGTTGTGGTAATAGCTGAAAGTCAGAAAAGAGGGAGAGGTAGGCGTGGAAAACCATGGATTTCCCCACTGGGCGGTGCATGGATGTCTATTATTCTAAGACCAGACACATTACCAATAAACGCCCCCCAACTAACATTTACTGCAGGTGTTGCTGCCGCAGATACTATTAAAGAAGAATATGGGCTTGATGTAGGCATTAAATGGCCTAATGATATTTTAATTGAAAATAAAAAGGTTTGCGGCATATTGACAGAGATAAGCACTGCAATAGACTCAATTGACTATATCATTGCTGGAATTGGAATTGATGCAAATGTTGATTTAGATTTACTACCTCCAGAACTGAGAGAAAATACAACATCCCTTAAAAATGAACTGGAAAAAGACATCTCCCGTATGATACTTGTAAGAAAATTCCTTGAGAACTTCGAAGAAATGTACAATGAATTTAATAAAGGAAATTTCAGGAATATATTAAATAGATGGCGTAAATACTCCAAAACAATTGGAAGCAAAGTAGAAGTTCGTACTGGCACAAAAATTGTAAAAGGCGAAGCTGTAGGAGTAAATAGTGAAGGAGCATTGATTCTAGAACTTAAGGATGGCTCACTTAAAAAGATGATTTCAGGGGAATGCAGGCATGTTGAGGACCTAAACAGAACCATTTAA
- a CDS encoding acetyl-CoA carboxylase biotin carboxylase subunit has protein sequence MFNKILIANRGEIAIRVMRACKELGVKSVAVYSDADKNSLFAKYADEAYNIGKPSPSESYLSIEKIIDVAEKCGAEGIHPGYGFLAENPKLGEECEKHGIKLIGPKGSVIESMGSKIESKKLMRAAGVPVIPGTAKGVTELEDAVDIAESIGYPVIVKASAGGGGIGMRTVYEEDELVRAIESTQSVAASAFGDSTIYIEKYVEEPRHIEFQILADEHGNTIHVADRECSIQRRHQKLIEESPSPIMTEELREEMGGAAVRAASSIGYTNAGTVEFLYSDGDYYFLEMNTRIQVEHPITEVVTGIDLVKQQLNIASGEELCCSQEDIKVRGHAIECRINAEDPLNDFAPNPGKITGYRSPGGIGVRVDSGVYMNYVIPPYYDSMISKLIVWGMTRNEAIARMRRALNEYIILGVKTTIPFHKSMMLSEHFRKGKLHTHFVDQYRDEIMGHMAEVIKADEETAARLRSTFKPSPKVAAVSAAVNSYMANSLSKKSQ, from the coding sequence ATGTTTAATAAAATCCTGATTGCCAATCGTGGTGAAATAGCAATAAGAGTCATGAGAGCTTGTAAAGAACTCGGAGTGAAAAGTGTTGCAGTGTATTCTGATGCAGATAAAAATTCCCTTTTTGCAAAATATGCTGATGAAGCATATAATATTGGAAAACCAAGCCCTTCGGAAAGTTATTTAAGTATTGAGAAGATAATTGATGTTGCAGAAAAATGTGGCGCTGAGGGAATTCACCCAGGATATGGATTTTTAGCCGAAAACCCTAAACTTGGAGAAGAATGTGAAAAACATGGAATCAAATTAATAGGACCCAAAGGATCTGTTATAGAATCTATGGGGAGTAAAATTGAATCTAAAAAGTTAATGCGTGCTGCAGGAGTACCTGTTATCCCAGGTACTGCTAAAGGAGTAACTGAACTTGAAGATGCGGTTGATATAGCAGAGTCTATAGGATACCCTGTTATTGTGAAAGCTTCAGCTGGAGGGGGAGGAATTGGAATGCGTACAGTTTATGAAGAAGATGAGCTTGTACGTGCAATTGAATCCACACAATCAGTTGCAGCCTCAGCATTTGGAGATTCAACCATTTATATTGAAAAATATGTGGAAGAGCCCCGTCATATAGAATTCCAGATCCTTGCTGATGAGCATGGGAACACCATCCATGTTGCAGATCGTGAATGTTCAATTCAGCGAAGACATCAAAAACTCATTGAAGAATCACCATCTCCCATTATGACCGAAGAATTGAGGGAAGAAATGGGAGGGGCAGCAGTTAGAGCTGCTTCTTCTATAGGATATACAAATGCTGGAACTGTGGAATTTTTGTATTCAGATGGTGATTATTACTTCCTTGAGATGAATACCCGTATACAGGTTGAGCATCCGATTACAGAGGTTGTAACAGGAATCGATCTGGTAAAACAACAGTTGAATATTGCTTCTGGTGAAGAACTCTGTTGCTCTCAAGAAGATATTAAAGTAAGGGGCCATGCCATAGAATGCAGAATAAATGCTGAAGATCCCCTTAATGATTTCGCTCCAAATCCTGGAAAAATAACAGGTTACCGGTCTCCAGGAGGAATAGGAGTAAGAGTTGATAGTGGAGTTTACATGAACTATGTTATTCCCCCATATTATGATTCAATGATATCTAAACTCATTGTATGGGGAATGACAAGAAATGAAGCCATAGCACGTATGAGAAGGGCCCTGAATGAATACATCATTCTTGGAGTTAAGACAACAATACCTTTCCATAAATCAATGATGCTGAGTGAACATTTCAGAAAGGGAAAACTGCATACCCATTTTGTTGACCAGTATCGTGATGAAATCATGGGACATATGGCCGAAGTAATTAAGGCAGATGAAGAAACAGCAGCGAGACTTAGATCAACATTTAAACCATCTCCAAAAGTTGCAGCAGTTTCTGCTGCTGTAAACAGTTACATGGCAAATTCATTATCTAAAAAATCCCAATAA
- a CDS encoding METTL5 family protein produces MNKKGNITKKRHLEMMLQNIPPHEDPKVHLEQYTTPASIASDILWNAHALNDINGKIVADLGCGTGIFAIGAALLGAEKVIGLDIDNEVIKTAKTYASKMGVDETTEFMSGDIQSFNLRADTVIQNPPFGAQKAGTKNADRLFMKKAVETAPVIYSLHMGETEEFVYKYFKSLNGNITHKFYYTFYIPHIYHFHQKEKINIDVVVLRVEADE; encoded by the coding sequence ATGAATAAAAAAGGAAATATTACCAAAAAAAGACATCTTGAAATGATGCTTCAAAATATACCTCCTCATGAAGATCCAAAAGTTCATTTAGAGCAATATACAACTCCGGCAAGCATAGCATCTGATATTCTCTGGAATGCACATGCTTTAAATGATATAAATGGTAAGATAGTCGCTGATCTCGGCTGTGGAACAGGTATATTTGCAATTGGAGCAGCATTACTCGGAGCAGAGAAAGTAATAGGTTTAGATATAGATAATGAGGTAATAAAAACTGCAAAAACCTATGCATCTAAAATGGGTGTTGATGAAACAACAGAATTTATGAGTGGAGACATTCAGAGCTTTAATCTGAGAGCAGACACCGTAATTCAAAATCCTCCCTTTGGAGCTCAAAAAGCCGGAACAAAAAATGCGGATAGATTATTCATGAAAAAAGCTGTTGAAACCGCTCCAGTTATATATTCGCTCCATATGGGTGAAACTGAAGAATTTGTTTATAAATATTTTAAATCACTAAATGGTAACATAACTCACAAGTTTTATTATACCTTTTACATACCTCACATTTATCATTTTCATCAAAAAGAAAAGATAAATATTGATGTTGTGGTATTAAGAGTTGAAGCAGATGAATAA
- a CDS encoding putative RNA uridine N3 methyltransferase, with protein sequence MALRHLSIFIPASIIAETKDLRIKTYKVGLIGRSAAIFKADKIVIYNDNSDEKEVKFISDVLTYMNTPQYLRKKVFPISKELKNVGILPPLRTPHHPTGEPAVGDYRQGFTLKRTKKGTIVDIGADRPALCREKLSINKVFSFRIVKLSKKDILIEPDKPDFYWGYEVLSTYKDLYESVLEVKPDIVIGTSRYAQPITSILDEVKRKIKDARHLAILFGGPYSGLHELIQGRKNIIDLEVNTVPSQGTKTIRTEEAVLITLSAFNLFLDAE encoded by the coding sequence ATGGCATTAAGACATTTATCCATTTTTATACCTGCCTCAATAATTGCTGAGACCAAGGATTTAAGAATAAAAACTTACAAGGTAGGGCTTATTGGTAGATCTGCAGCTATCTTCAAAGCTGACAAGATCGTCATTTATAACGATAATTCAGATGAGAAAGAGGTAAAGTTTATTAGTGATGTTCTCACTTATATGAATACACCTCAATACCTTAGAAAAAAGGTATTTCCCATCTCAAAGGAATTAAAAAACGTTGGAATTCTTCCACCACTCAGAACTCCCCACCATCCTACAGGTGAACCTGCTGTGGGGGATTACAGACAGGGATTTACTTTAAAAAGGACAAAGAAAGGTACAATAGTTGATATTGGAGCGGATAGACCCGCGCTTTGTCGTGAAAAACTCAGCATAAATAAGGTATTTAGCTTTCGAATTGTAAAGCTTTCAAAAAAAGATATATTAATAGAACCAGATAAACCCGATTTTTACTGGGGTTATGAGGTTTTATCTACTTATAAGGACTTGTATGAAAGCGTTTTGGAAGTAAAACCAGATATTGTTATTGGTACTTCCAGATATGCACAGCCCATCACTTCTATTTTAGATGAAGTAAAGCGCAAGATAAAAGATGCCAGACATCTGGCTATTTTGTTTGGTGGTCCTTATTCAGGCTTGCATGAACTTATTCAGGGCCGAAAAAACATAATAGATCTTGAAGTCAATACAGTCCCATCACAAGGAACTAAGACTATAAGGACTGAAGAGGCGGTTTTAATAACTTTATCTGCATTTAATCTATTTTTAGATGCAGAGTAA